The genomic segment AAAAGAAAAAGCGTAAAAAAATCGCTTATTCTGCGATTTTTTTACGCTCCGTTTCACAAGTTTGCTTACAGCCTTCTGCGGTTGTAGAAAATAACGAACACACTCGACAAGATTAAAATAATTAAGGCGATGCCTGCAGTAATAGCTTCCGAAGCGCTGCCCTGCGGCTGCGTGTTTTGTCCGCCGGGACCGCCGCCTCCCATGCCATTGGGCGGCGCCATCATGCCGCCTTGTCCGCCCATACCGCCTTGTCCAACTGGACCTCCGCCGCCAAAGCCGCCACCACCGAAGCCTTGACCGCCTTGCTGCGCACCGTTGGCACCGTCAGCTGGAGGATTGTTGCCCGCTACATTGGCACCGTCAGTTGGAGGGTTGCCGCCCGCTGCATTGGCACCGTCAGCTGGAGGGTTGCCGCCCGCTGCATTAGCACCGTCAGTTGGAGGATTGCCGCCTTCTGCATTAGCACCGTCAGTTGGAACATTGCCGCCACCAGGGAAACCGCCCCCGCCGCCCATTCCGCCACCACCACCGCCAAAGCCGCTGCTGCCGCTGCCAGAACCGTCGCCCGAGGAAGGAATTGTGCCGTCAAGCTGCTGGGTGACGCTTTCTACTTGCGAGCTTGCAAAGAAGAGCACCGTCGTAATGCCTTGCTCATACTCTTCATAGGAATAGAAGGAAGAAGGGTCTGCTTTTACATAAGGAGAAATCATCTCGGATATTTCTTTTACTCTGGCCGCGAGAGTATCATCTGCCAAATATCCTTCAATCATTTGTTTGATAATCGCATGGTACTGCTCTTTGTATTCATCGACTGCCAGCAATTTAGCGATGAGAGGCCGATCGGCCAGTGTGCCGGAAGTCGGTTCATCAATGAGCACGCCCGTGCCGCCAAAGCCGCCGAAGGACATATTGTAATCCCATGGCAAAATCGAGAACAGGCCATCATCCTCATATAAATAGTAGTTATGTTTTTTCTCCGACAAATAGCTGTCCATATTGCCCGCAACTGCGTTTAAGGCAATAAATTTCAGCGCTTCCTGTACGTCAAGAACGCTGTCATAGTCCGTACCATTATTTAATTCATCGAGCATTTTCAGCAAAATATCGTCATTGGACGAAGCGGACTTGAGATCAAGCCCCGTGTACGATTTCATCGTCTCCAGCCAGTTCAGCTCGCTGCCATTGCCGCCGTTTGCTTTGTAAAGCGCACCGTAGCTGTTGCCGAAGTTGCGTTCCAAATAGGCATCGCCAATTTGCTCGATCGCTAAATAGAAACCCCAAAGCTCGCCATTTACATATACATTCACATAGGAATATTTAGGGGTTGGCAAGCCCATTGCTTCGGCAAGCTCATAGGAAAGAAACTCGCGCATATAGGAAGCATCGCTGAAATTATTGTTGAGATTGATTTTGCTAATGCCATCAATCGTCTGATTGACATACTCGTCGAAAGACAGCTTGAAGCTGTAGCGGTCCGAATCGGTCATATTGACGACGCTGCTCAAGCTGAGATTGCCCTTCGTGCGAATGCCGACATTTTTGAAAACTTGGCCGTTGTAATCGACCGTCGCTTCCTTAAATTCCTCTGCGCTGGCGTTGTCCAGCATATTTTGAAAGTCATCTTTGTCCACTGTAATTTTTACATCGATAACCTTGTCCTTGGGAAAAACCGTCTC from the Paenibacillus sp. BIHB 4019 genome contains:
- a CDS encoding CotH kinase family protein — translated: MKAKASTLLLSLCSLLLLLTITACTNGTGSTPTATETNVVSGGEQTLDETVFPKDKVIDVKITVDKDDFQNMLDNASAEEFKEATVDYNGQVFKNVGIRTKGNLSLSSVVNMTDSDRYSFKLSFDEYVNQTIDGISKINLNNNFSDASYMREFLSYELAEAMGLPTPKYSYVNVYVNGELWGFYLAIEQIGDAYLERNFGNSYGALYKANGGNGSELNWLETMKSYTGLDLKSASSNDDILLKMLDELNNGTDYDSVLDVQEALKFIALNAVAGNMDSYLSEKKHNYYLYEDDGLFSILPWDYNMSFGGFGGTGVLIDEPTSGTLADRPLIAKLLAVDEYKEQYHAIIKQMIEGYLADDTLAARVKEISEMISPYVKADPSSFYSYEEYEQGITTVLFFASSQVESVTQQLDGTIPSSGDGSGSGSSGFGGGGGGMGGGGGFPGGGNVPTDGANAEGGNPPTDGANAAGGNPPADGANAAGGNPPTDGANVAGNNPPADGANGAQQGGQGFGGGGFGGGGPVGQGGMGGQGGMMAPPNGMGGGGPGGQNTQPQGSASEAITAGIALIILILSSVFVIFYNRRRL